In Phycisphaerae bacterium, the genomic stretch AGGGGGTGCTGGCAGGCCGGGTGTGGGCGGTCGCGGGACCCGTCTGGCCGCAGAGCACCGTTGCGGACATGGAAAGGGCGGACACGAATACTGGCTGGAGCAGATTCACGGTATCATCCTTCCTTCAACGATCCTCAGGGTCATGCCCTCATTTCCGTTCGCCAATCGGCGTGGGGATCGACGCCAACTCGCGATCGAGCCATGCGTAGATCTCCTTCAGCGTCTCCGGTGCGATCGCGTGCTTGCCGGGCTTAAGCACGTTGGTCAGCCGCTCACCCTGGTTGTGGAGCCTCCAGCATGCCCGGGCCGCCTCGCCTGCCTGGTACGCACTTACCGACTCGGTGAAGATGTCATCGTTGAGGGTGTTGTGCAGGTAGAGGGCCCGGGGAGCGACGAGTCTGATGACACAGTCCCAATCCCAATGAGGCTGGCGGCCTTGAAGGAAGACGGGGCGGAGCGTTGGCATGTAGCTGAACCAATGATCGCGCGCCCAGCGCAGGGGCTCCTTGTCGGCCTTGAAGGTCGCGAATCCGCAGCTGGCCACGGTTGCTCTGACCTCGGGGCTGAATGCCGCCAGCATCAAGGCTTCTTCTGCCCCAAGCGAATGGCCGATAACGCCGAGGCGTGAGGGATCGACTTGGCGGGTTTCGCGGAGCACCTGCAGCCCCTGCTCGGCGTCGAACAGCATCTTGCCCATGGCCGACTGCGTCCCGTGCCGAAGGTAATGTCCGCGGGTATCGAACGGGCCGTACTTGCCCACGCGTTCGCCGGCGGTGACGGAATCGGGGGACAAGGTGACGTATCCGCGCTCGGCCAGATCCGAGCCGAACGCCAGAGTTGGCGAACCCTCGAGGCCGACCGATTCCCGTTTTCCCTGCTTGACGGTCTGGTGGAAGACGAGCACGGCCGGCTCTGGGTGGGCCGCCTGCCGGGGGATGCACAGATAGGCCCTGATCCGGTCTCTGCCGTCGCCGTCGTACTCGATCAACCGGCGTTCGTACCTGGGGAGTTGCTCAACGGCGAGGGTCTCAAGGTGCAGAGAGGTCTGATTCTCGACAGGCTGTCCGAGCGTTCGCATGATGACGCGCCGGACCAACTCACGTTTCTGTCTCCAGGTTTTGAGGTCGGCGGGGACTGGATGCAAGTCGCCGATAGGAAAGAACCGCTCTTCCAGCCAGCGATAGGCCTGCGATCGCCCGTGGGGCGGGAAGCTATGGGGGCCGTCGAAGGCCTTCCAGGCCAGCTCGTTACCGGCGCCGTACAAGCGATAGGCGGTGACGACATCCTCGAGGACCGCATCGAGGTTGTCGGCGTGGGGGAAGATCGTGTCCTGGGTAGCGTACCACACGAACAGCGGCCGCGGGGCGATGAGGGCGAGGATTTCGGGCCAATCGAAGGGGATGCTGGCCACGTCGGGGAGATAGGTGCCCAGTTGGGGCATGAGAGGGGTCAGGTGGGACCAACGTTCGGGCGTCGGGTCGGCGCGCAGGGTGGTGAAGCCGCAGCTGGCGATGACCAGGGAGATGCGTGGCTCGAACGCCCCGGCGAAGATCGAGCCGTAGGCCCCGTGTGAATGGCCGATGCAACCGATTTGAAGCCGATCCACGCGGTCGAGCGTTTCGAGGTAATCGACCACGCGGGAGACGTCCCAGATCATCTTGCCCATGAACGACCACCGGGGATGACGGCGGTAGAAAGCGAGGCTGTCGTGATAGGGTTGCGTGCCTGGGGGGATGCGTTCGCCGAAGCCGATCGCATCGGGGGCAATGCACACGAAGCCACGGCGAACCAGTTCGAGGCCGAAAGCCAGGTCTGGGCTGCCGCTCATCCCGCACGGCTCCTCCTTGCCCTGGGCGACGGTCTGATGCAGACAGATCATGGCCGGCCGTGGAACGTCGGGAGCATCCTTCGGCAGGAGGAGGTACGCGGGAATCCAGTCATCCTGCTCGCTGTGGATGCGGACGTGTCGGCGCACGTGATCGGGGAGTGTCTCTTCGCTGAGCAGGTCGACCACGGGGGGCTCGGACCGAAGGCTGGTCGATTCGCCCATGATTTGCTGAAGGGTCCGACTGATCTCGGCCCGCTTCTGCTCCCAGGCCTTGATTTCGTCGATGACCATGCTGGTCTGGCCGCGGATTGAAAGCACGGGGACCAGTTCTCTGCTTCCCGCCTGGTTACAGGTGACATCCGGTCTGGTCCAGGTGGTGATCTCCTTCCACTTCTGCCAGTCATGGCCCGGCCAAGCGTGGGCGTTCATGGTCGTCATGAGCACGATGATGTAACAGCGGGAATGGACGGTCATGAGTGATTACCCCCTGTCGGTCGGTCCTCGCGCCGGCATCGGCTGGCGATAGCCACTCTGCGCTGCGATGAGGCAGGCGATGGACTAGCCGCCGGCCGTCGGGTGAATCGGTGCCAGAGGGCGGAGGTCCGGCCTGCAGTCTAACGCGCAGTCGGCTAACGGCCAAACAACCCATGCTCGGGCGGTTACCCGTTGTTTCGGGTGGGCGTTGCTGCTACCGTAGAGGCGCCATGACATTGCGTCATCGCCTGCTGCTGGTTTATCTGATTGTGGTGTTGCTGAGTGCGGCCACCGTGGGGGTGGCCATTTTCGAACTCGAGGCCGCCCGGCGGATCTACGGGGCACTGCAGCCGCTCGGGGACATTGCCCTGGGCGCCCAGAAGCTTCAGTCCGTTCTTCCTCGAGGGGGAGAGCCGCTGACCGACGCCGTCGGCGGTGACTTCGAGAACTTGCTGGCCGGTCAGAACATCAAGCTGAGCGAAGTGGCCGATTACCGCAACGTGGATGACCTCCGGCAGGCTCTGATCACGCTGAGCCTTCGATTCCAGAGGTGGCGGAGTGCTCCGGCCGAGGATGCGGCCGAGCAAGCTCCGGGCGTTCGCGGGGCGTTGCTGATGTACTCGCAGCTGGTTGACGAGAATCTGCTCCGACTCCAGGGCGAAGCGAGCCTGCAGGAGCTGCGCAAGCAAATTCTGCTCAGTGTGGTGCTGGTGCTGACCGTGTTACACGTGGCGGTGATCGCGGGGCTGATCAAGCGGTGGCTGCTCCGCCCGATGGAGCGGCTGGGTCGCCAAGTCGAGGCTTTGGCGCGGGACGAGTCGCCCCGGGAACCGCTGCTGACCTCGCCGCGGGAGATGGCCGCCCTGGCCGAGGCCCTGGATCGCGCCCACCGCTCGCTGAGGGCTATGCGGCAGCAGCTCATCGACTCCGAGCGGTTGACGACCATCGGTCAGTTTGCCGCCCAGCTGGCTCACAATCTCCGCAACCCGCTGGCCAGCATCCGGGCGACGGCGCAGCTGACCGCGCGGCACCAGAAGGACGTACCTGAGACCCGGCAGAGGATGGAGGAATTGATTGCCTCAGTGGACCGGATGAATCACTGGATTGCCGGGCTGATGGAGGTGGCCAAGGAGCGTCCGACGCCTGCCCAGAACATGAACGTCGTGCCGACCCTCGAGCGGGTCCGGGATGCCCTGGCCGCGGAGGTGACCGCCAAGGAGCTCAAGTTGACCGTGGCAGCGCCGGAGGAGGGTTTGGCGTGCATTCACGATCCGGCCACGCTGGAGCAGGCCCTGGTGGCGATGGTGACGAACGCGATTGAAGCTTCGCCGCTGGGTGAGGTGATCGAGGTTCGTGCCGAACGGGTGGGATCGTCGCCGGCCGGGGAGAAGTGCCGAATCACGGTTCGGGACCACGGCTGTGGTCTGCCGGCGGACGCTCCCGAGCGGATCTTCGAGTTCTCCTACTCGACCAAGCAGCGGGGCATGGGGCTGGGCCTGGGTCTGGCTCGACAGGCCCTGCAGCGTCAAGGGGGTTCCGCCCATGCGGAGAACAACCCCGAAGGCGGGGCGAGTGTGTACGTGGAATTGCCCATGATCGGGAATGGAGATACAAAGGGAGGGAGTGGAAGGTGAGAGGCGAGAGGCGAGAAGTGAGGTCGAAGGCAATCGGGCTTCGCCGCTTGCGAGGTGTTCCGTTTCCAGGCTCCGGCGGGTTTCTCACCGGAGTGATGTTCTCTGACGAGCTGGTGTTTCGACGCATGATCTTGGCTTGTGGTGTTGCAGCCTATGCCCCGCGTGCTTGTGGTTGAGGACGAACAGAGTCTGGCCCGTGCCATGAGTGACGCTCTGGCGGAGGCCGGGCACGAGGTCCAGGCCGTTTACCTGGGTGAGAAGGTGCTGGGCGAAGTCCGGGCGTTCGAGCCACAGGTCATGCTTCTCGACGTACGTCTGGGCGGCGTGAATGGGCTGGACCTGCTGGATCAGATCAAGCGGGCGACGCCGGACATCGAGGTCGTGGTGGTGACGGCATACGGCAGCGTCGAGGTGGCCGTCGACGCCATGAAGCGCGGGGCGTCGGAGTTTCTGACCAAGCCCGTGGATCTGGATGTTCTGACGGTCACGGTGGACAAGCTCTGGTTGGCCTCGCAGGCCCGGCGACGACTGGAGCAGTTTCGCGTCGCCCAAGACGGGCGGTTGCGGAGTGTCCAGTTCATCGGTGGCTGCCAGGCGATCGCGGCGATTCGCGAACAGATTGCCCGTCTGGCGGGTCGGTCTGCGGCCGCGGCGAGCGGTGGCATGCCCACGATTCTGCTCACCGGGGAGACCGGTTCTGGCAAGGATCTGCTGGCCACCTACATTCACGCGGCCATGCCGCACCGCACGGGTCCGTTTGTCGGGCTCAACTGCAGTGCCGTCCCGACCGAGTTATTCGAGTCGGAGCTCTTCGGCCATCAGCGAGGCTCATTCAGCGGGGCCACCGTGGACAAGCCGGGCATGTTCGAGACGGCGGACGGGGGCACGCTCTTGTTGGACGAGATCAGCGACCTGCCGCTGAACCTGCAGCCCAAGCTGCTGCGAGCCCTGGAGACGCGCACCATTCGGCGGATCGGCGACACGCGGGACCGGCCGTTCGATCTGCTGCTGATTGCCGCGACCAACCGTGGTCTGCCCGAGCTTGTGGCCACCGGGCGATTTCGGGAGGACCTTTACTATCGGCTTCGGGTGGTCTCGATCGAGCTGCCTCCTCTTCGGCAGCGTGGTGACGACGTGCTCCTGCTGGCCGATCATTTCCTGACCCAGCTTCGGGCCAAGTACGGGATGGCTAACCTGGCTCTTTCGGAGGCCGCTCGGCAGGCCCTTCGCGGCCACGACTGGCCGGGCAACGTCCGCGAGCTTCAGCATGCGCTGGAGAGTGCCGCCCTGAGCATCGGCGGTTCGACGATCGAGGCGGCCGATCTGCCTCGTCCGGCCTTGGCCGATCCCATTCGGCGGGCGGAGCGAGCCATTGACGCTGATCGCCCCATCGATCTCGAGCAGTTGGAGAGGTCTTTGATCGAACGTGCGTTGCGGCGGACGGGCTTCAACGTGTCCGCTGCGGCCAGGCTTCTTTCCATCGGGCGGGAAGCAATGCGTTATCGGATGGTCAAGTATGGTCTTTCGACGGAGACTCCGCAGGCCGACGGAGACTGAGCCGGGCGTCCGATCACGGCCGTTCGACAGCCATGCCCGCCTGGTGCCCCCCTCCAACGACCCTGAGCAATCGTTGAGTCGCTTTCTTGGCACTGCTTTTTGAACACCCGAGACCTGCGGAGATGGGGCGGGTGGGAGGCGAAGGGCGATGCTCGAGGCCTTGACCGCGGGGCGATTGTGGATAATATATCGTGCACGATTTCCTTTCAGCTTTCCGACTCTGCTGAGGACCGACCGTGGTCACCCGACCAATCCGGCGTGTCAATTTCGTGGACGAGGCGTATGCGGTCATTCGCCGGTTGATTGTCAGCGGCGAGTTTCCGCCGGGGGCCCAGCTCAAGATCGACGCCCTCGCCCGCATTCTGGGGGTGAGCAACTCTCCGATCCGGGAGGCTTTGCGACGGCTGGAAAACGAGCGCTGGGTGCAGACGATTCCGTATCGTGGGGCTTTTGTGCGGGCCCTGGACGAAGCGGAGCTGGTCGAGCTGTACGAGCTTCGCGAGTTCATTGAGACCTCGGCGTTGCGCAAAGCCATGCCCCGCCCCGCGGGGGAGCACCTCAAGGCACTCCGGGAGGCCCAGCGGAGGATTCGAGCTGCCTTGCGGGGCAAGGATCTCGCCGCGTACTTGGCGGCTGATACCCGGTTTCACCTGATCATCGTGGAGATGGCCGGCAATCGCCGGCTGAGCAAGCTGTTCGCGACCCTCGTCGAGCAAGGCAAGTGCTTCATGCTCGGCCGGACGCAACGAGCGATGGCCAGATACCGCGACGGTCGCGACCAGCACGCGGAGATGGTGGAGGCGATCGCCCGGGGCGACACCGTGAAGGCGCTTGGACTGCTGCAACGGCATTTGCGTATCACTCTGGAACAGGTCCGGCACTTGGCGAGCCGGGAGTGAGGGTTGTGCGCATGCGTTGGACGAGAGTGGCCGAACACCTCGTGCTAGCTCTTGGAGGTTTAGGGCTGGGCGCGGCGGGCTGCGCCGGGCTGGCAGGTCCGGCGGTGGGGTTGAGTGCCGGCCAGGATGATCGCGGGCCCTGGTGGATGCGCCAGACAGCGATGAGCCGCGATGGTTCGCTGGACCTCCGGAGCAAGCCATGGTGGCCGCGAGCGATGCGACTCGGCGTCGGCGAGCGGTTCATGATCGAGGAGAACGGACCGGCTGGCGGGAACATGCTGGTTCGGCGGGAGCGGATCAAGAACCGCAGCAAGGAGGTTGAGGCTCTTGTCTGGATCCTTGACGATGACACCGACGGCAGCCTTCGAACCGGCGGGGATGAGGATTCGGATTGCTACGTGGCCGACTACGGTTGCGACGGCGTCCCGGATCGCATGGTGGACTACATGGACGACGACGGGGACGGCGCCGCGGATGAAATGGACATCCGGTACTACGTCGGCGGGCGGCTCAACTACTGCTGGTTCGGCAGGGATTTTGACGGTGACGGGCGCATGTGGAGCGTGCGCGGCTACGAGTATGGTGGTCCGAGCTTCTTTGAAGCGGACCCGTACGGCGACAACATGATCTACATGAACAAGTTCAATCCGGTGAAGGGCACCTGGTCGCCGATCTCGGAGTGTCCGTTCGCCTTCTACGATACCGATGGCGACGGCTACAGTGAAGTGGTCATCCGGTTCAGCGCCGTGCCGCTGGGCTACGATCCCGGCGTTCATCCGGACTACGCGAACAATCAGTTCTCCGGGTCGTGGGATCCGGGAATGGACCGGATGGGCGTGGTGAACATCCGCTACAGCTTTGACATCGACAACCTCAGCGGGAAGGAGACGCCGCTGCACTACGACTGCGGATTCAACCTGGTCGGGGCGGCGCCGTACGCGTTTGCGGGGATGCGGCATGTCAACCCGAGACGTCGTCCGCCGCAGGTGACGTGCGTGGTTCCGTATGATCGGGTTCGATCGGTGAGCGATCACTATGCCGCCCGGGAAACGGGTTTCAGCTGGCATGAGCAGCACGACGACACGATCGCGATCGGCTACGGAGAGCAGCAGAAGGACGACTGGCGATGGGAGGGCGTCTTCTGGATCTGGGAGCGGCGGTTCATGGAGAACACCGGCGGGCCCTGCCAGCGGTGGAACGTGCGTCGGGAATGGAGCAGCAGGCCCAGCAACCGCCGGGCGTTGTACTACAGCGCAGTCGACGGGCGGGTTCACCTGTTTGGAGCCGAGGAGGGCTGGATTCAGCGGGGGCATTTCGCGGGACTGGGCAGTCTGGGTGAGATCCGGATGTACGACACCGACGGGAATGGTTACTTCGACCGGTGGGAGGTGTACGACGGCCGGGACCCCTTGCCGGTGCGGGTTTCGACGGTGGGTGACGAGAAGGTCCGACGCCTGCCGTTCGACGAGCGGTGGTTGCGGCGTTTCTACCTGGAGGAGGTGGTTCCGCAGGCGACGGCCAGCAGTGTCATGCTGCTCGAGGCCATGGGCGAGGTTCACCCTTGGGTCATGCCGGCCGGGCTGGCCGGCGCGACCCGAGCCGGGCCGCCCGGATACCGGCGTTACGCCCTGGATGTCGCGTGCGAGCTGCACTACCAGTCTCTGCGACGGTCGTTGAGTGGGGTGGCCGGCCAGGTCTTGGCCGGTGCGAGGATGGACGATCTGCGCCCCCTGAAGCCGGACCAGCGGGCGGCGACGGCGAATTCGCAGACCGCCTGGCAACTGGTGCGGTCGCTAGAGAGGCTGGATGCGGCCTGGGGGCAAGGCGATCTTACGAGCGTGAAGGCGGCGATTGCCGAGCTGAAGCGCTCACCGCTGCTGGACCGGACGGAGGGGGGCGGCAAGGCGGAGCGATGATCTCGCGCCCGGCGCGAACGGCCGGTGGGTGAAACGAAAGGCGGTAGGTTGATGCTGCTGGCGGCGGGCGAATCGAGTCATCTGGCCGGGCCGGACTACTTCATCCTTGTCGGGTACTTTGTGATCATGCTCGGCGTCGGGGCGTACTTCTGGGGCCACATGAAGGGCATGTCGGACTACTTCTCGGGGCGTCATCAGATTCCCTGGTGGCTCTCGGGGGTGTCGTTCTACATGACGAGCTTCAGCGCGTTTCTCTTTGTGGCCTATTCGGAGCTTGCCTTTCGCAAAGGTCTGGTGGCGGTGACGGTGGGGTGGGCGGTGGTTCCGGCCGTGCTGATCGGCGCGATCGTTCTATCCGGCCGCTGGCGACGTGCTCGGATCAACAGTCCTGCCGAGTATCTGGAGGAGCGTTTCGGTCTTGGTCTGCGCCAGACGTTTGCCTGGGCGAACGTTATCGTTCGCATGCTGGATGACGGCCTGAAGGTTTACGCGACGGGGCTGTTTCTCTCCAAGAGCGTGGGGCTTGGGCTTGGGGAGAGCATTGCCTGCACCGGTTTGATCACGCTGGCGTACACGTTCATGGGCGGCTTGTGGGCGGTGGCGGTGACCGACTTTGTGCAATTTGTGGTCATGCTGGCGGGAGCGGCGGTGTTGTTGCCGATGGCCCTGGTCCGTGTGGGCTGGCTCGGCGGCCTGGTGCACCATGCTCCGCCGGGCTTTTTCAGTCTGACCGCGGCGCCTGATCACAGCTGGTGGTTTCTCGGCGGGTGGTTCCTGCTGCTGGTCTGCAACTACAACACAAGTTTTGGCCTGGTGCAGCGGTACTACTGTGTGCGCGACGAGAGAGAGGCCCGGAAAGTCGGGTATCTGGTGGCGGTTCTCTGCCTGGTGGGCACGCCGATCTACTTCATTCCGGCGATGTGTGCCCGGCAGTTCATGCCCGATGCGGTTCCGGGGAGTATCTACGCGGCCCTGTGCGTGGAACTGCTTCCCGTCGGCCTGCTGGGTCTGGTTGTGGCGGCGATGTTTTCGGCGACGATGTCCACGCTGAGCGGCGACTATAACGTGGTGGCCGCGGTGCTGACCAACGATGTTTACCACAGGCTGATTAACCGCCGGGCGTCCGAGCGGCGGCTCGTTGCGGTGGGGCGGGCCTGTACGCTGGTCGTCGGCCTGGTGCCGATCGCGATCGGGCTGTGCATTGCGTATCTCATCGGCAACGACCTTCTTTTCAGCTGGATGGTCAAGCTATTCAGCGTCGCGTCTCCGCCGATTGCGATTCCCATGCTGGCCGGGATTCTCTGGCGGCGGTGTTCGAATGCCGGAGCCTTGGCGGGTTTCCTCGGCGGTCTGGGCGTGGGGCTGGGGCTGTTCTTCTGCGGTCTGAAAGACTACCAGATCGCGGCGGCCACCACGGCCGCCACGCTCATTGAGATGGTGGTGGTGAGCCTGCTGGTGACTCCCAGCGAGCCGGAGCTGCGAGGACGTGACGGTGTGTTTCGCAGGCTTGATGCGGCGGTCTCTCCGGAGGAACTGGCTGCGGAGAGGGGTGGTCCTTCGCCGTTTCGCATTGTCGGCCTGTCGACGATCGCGATAGCGCTCTTGCTGTTGCTGGTCATGCCCTTTGTGCCGTGGAGCTCCGGCTGGATCGTCAATCTGCTTATTGCCATTGGTCTTTTCGTACCGGGCGTCATCTGGATGAGGCAATCGGGCGGTGAATCGAAGGAAGCGGAGCGAGAATCATGAGTGACATCGGCATTGGCGTTGTCGGATCGGGTTTCATGGGACGCACGTACTCGGAGACTCTCTCCAAGTACTGTGCCCGCGGCCGCCTCAGGGCGGTGGCGGCAGGGTCGCGGGCCGGGCAACTGGCCAAGGATTACGGAATAGACCTGGAGCCGTCGTTCGAGGCCCTCATCGCCCGCAAGGACATCGACGCGGTGTTCATCGCCACGCCGCACCATCTCCATGCCGAGCAGGCGATTGCCGCGGCCGGGGCCGGCAAGCATGTGCTGATCGAGAAGCCGATGGCTTGTACGGTCGCCGAGTGCGACGCGATCCTGGACGCCTGCCGCAAGAACAAGGTTCACAGTTCGATCGCCTTCACGCAGCGGATGCGGATCTGCAACATGCGAGCCAAGCGGATCATTGCGGACGACCAGATCGGCAGGATCCAGCAGATCGCCTCGACCCAACTGAACGGCGGTGGGGTGGGCACGCTCCCCAAGTGGCAGAGTGAGGTCGAGAACCTGGGCACGCTGTTCGGGCATGGCATCCACAACTTCGACTCCATCCGCTGGCTCACCGGTCAGGAGATCGAGACGGTGTACGCCAAGTGCGGCAGTTTCGAGCCCGGGCTCAAGGTTGAGGGCACGTCCATGGTGGTCATGTCCATGAGCGGAGGCGCCTTTGCCAGCCTGTGGAGTTCGTTCCAGATGCCCCGGCCCTCATTCCCCAGGGCTCAATTTGCGGCCCGCATCGTTGGCGAACGGGGTCTGATCGACCTCGACGCCTATGGTGAGCTGCGTCTGTCCGTGGGAGGCGGGCCGTGGGAGGTGGTGGAAACCCAGGCTCCGATCGACTGGCAGGGCAAGGGCTTCCTCGATCCGGTGCGGCTGGAAAGCTATACCCGCCAATGCCAGGACTTCATTGACGCGTGCATCGAAAATCGTCCTCCTTTGGTGACCGGCTGGGACGGGCGGCAGGCGGTGGCGGCAGCGCTGGCGGCGTACGAATCCGCCAGGAGCGGCAAGGAAGTTGTATTGGCGTAGAGGGAGGTGCGGACGGAGCGATGCGGTCCTGACATGGGGCGTGACCTGGGGAAGTTCGACCGGCGGGCCGCCGGCGTCCCCGCGGTTGGGGAGGGCGGCCCTGCGGCTCCGGGTTTGGAGTGTGGCATGCGTTTCGACCATTCACGCGCACTATACGAGCGGGCCTGCCGGACCTGTCCCGGGGGCATTCACAGCAACGTGCGGGCCCATTGGGTGCCGCAGCCAATGTACTACGATCGTGGCCGGGGCTCGCACGTCTGGGATGCCGACGGCAACGAGTTCATCGACTATGTGCTGGCCCGCGGGCCGCTGCTGCTGGGCCATTCGCCCGCCGGCGTGCTGGAGGCGGTCAGGAAGCAGCTTGATCGCGGCCTGATGTACGCGGGCCAGCATCTTCTGGAGATTGAAGCCGCGGAGAAGTTCTGCTCGATGGTGCCCTGCGCGGAGATGGTCCGGTTCAGCAACTCGGGCAGCGAGGCGGTGCAGGGGGCGATGCGGCTGGCGCGCGGCGTGACCGGCCGGCGGAAGGTGCTTCGCTTCGAGGGCCACTACCACGGCTGGTTCGACAACGAGATGTGGAGTGCCGCCCCCGCGCTCGATGCTGCCGGCCCGCGCGAATCGCCCCGGGCGATACCCGGCAGCAAGGGCCAGGTGCCCAGCGACGCCGACAACCTTGTCGTGCGGCCATGGAACGACCTTTGCCTGGTGGAGGCGGCCTTCAACCGGCACCGCGGCGAGATCGCCGCCATCTTGACCGAGCCGATCATGTGCAATTGCGGCGGCATCATGCCTGAACCGGGCTTCCTCGAGGGTCTGCGCGAGCTATGTACAAGAGACGGTGCCCTCCTGATCTTTGATGAGGTCATCACCGGTTTCCGGGTCAGCCTGGGAGGGGCTCAACAGCATTTTGGCGTCACCCCGGATGTGGCGACCTTTGCCAAGGGCATGGCCGGCGGTTTCCCGGTCAGCGCCGTCGCGGGCAAGCAGGAGTACCTGCGTGCTTTCGGCGACCTGTCGATCAGTCACGCGGGAACCTATAACGGCAACGCCCCGTGCATGGCGGCCACGCTGGCGGCGTTGACCACGCTGGGGGCTGACAACGGTGCCCTGCTCGAACACGCCCACGACATGGGTCACGAGCTCATGCGCGGCATCGAGCACCTTGCCCGGAAGGCCGGCAAGGACGTCCATGTGCGGGGGTTTCCGACCGCGTTCTTTGTCTCCTTCAATGATCGCGAGCGGATCGTCGACTATCGCACCTCGCTGGGCCGGGACCGAGAAGCCTACGCTCGATTCTGGCTGGCCCTGCAGGAGCGCGGGGTACGCACCCTACCGGAGGGGCTGTGGTTTGTTTCCACCGCCCACACGCAGGAGGACGTTGACCAGACTCTCCGGGCGGTGGCCGAGGCGGTCAAGGAGGTGTGAGATGGGAAGCGCGGTCAGCAGTCAGCGATCGGGGGGCAACCGGAGATGGTCCGCGGTTGGCCTGCCGACGGTTCTGGTCCTGGT encodes the following:
- a CDS encoding acetylxylan esterase; protein product: MTVHSRCYIIVLMTTMNAHAWPGHDWQKWKEITTWTRPDVTCNQAGSRELVPVLSIRGQTSMVIDEIKAWEQKRAEISRTLQQIMGESTSLRSEPPVVDLLSEETLPDHVRRHVRIHSEQDDWIPAYLLLPKDAPDVPRPAMICLHQTVAQGKEEPCGMSGSPDLAFGLELVRRGFVCIAPDAIGFGERIPPGTQPYHDSLAFYRRHPRWSFMGKMIWDVSRVVDYLETLDRVDRLQIGCIGHSHGAYGSIFAGAFEPRISLVIASCGFTTLRADPTPERWSHLTPLMPQLGTYLPDVASIPFDWPEILALIAPRPLFVWYATQDTIFPHADNLDAVLEDVVTAYRLYGAGNELAWKAFDGPHSFPPHGRSQAYRWLEERFFPIGDLHPVPADLKTWRQKRELVRRVIMRTLGQPVENQTSLHLETLAVEQLPRYERRLIEYDGDGRDRIRAYLCIPRQAAHPEPAVLVFHQTVKQGKRESVGLEGSPTLAFGSDLAERGYVTLSPDSVTAGERVGKYGPFDTRGHYLRHGTQSAMGKMLFDAEQGLQVLRETRQVDPSRLGVIGHSLGAEEALMLAAFSPEVRATVASCGFATFKADKEPLRWARDHWFSYMPTLRPVFLQGRQPHWDWDCVIRLVAPRALYLHNTLNDDIFTESVSAYQAGEAARACWRLHNQGERLTNVLKPGKHAIAPETLKEIYAWLDRELASIPTPIGERK
- a CDS encoding HAMP domain-containing histidine kinase; translated protein: MTLRHRLLLVYLIVVLLSAATVGVAIFELEAARRIYGALQPLGDIALGAQKLQSVLPRGGEPLTDAVGGDFENLLAGQNIKLSEVADYRNVDDLRQALITLSLRFQRWRSAPAEDAAEQAPGVRGALLMYSQLVDENLLRLQGEASLQELRKQILLSVVLVLTVLHVAVIAGLIKRWLLRPMERLGRQVEALARDESPREPLLTSPREMAALAEALDRAHRSLRAMRQQLIDSERLTTIGQFAAQLAHNLRNPLASIRATAQLTARHQKDVPETRQRMEELIASVDRMNHWIAGLMEVAKERPTPAQNMNVVPTLERVRDALAAEVTAKELKLTVAAPEEGLACIHDPATLEQALVAMVTNAIEASPLGEVIEVRAERVGSSPAGEKCRITVRDHGCGLPADAPERIFEFSYSTKQRGMGLGLGLARQALQRQGGSAHAENNPEGGASVYVELPMIGNGDTKGGSGR
- a CDS encoding sigma-54-dependent Fis family transcriptional regulator produces the protein MPRVLVVEDEQSLARAMSDALAEAGHEVQAVYLGEKVLGEVRAFEPQVMLLDVRLGGVNGLDLLDQIKRATPDIEVVVVTAYGSVEVAVDAMKRGASEFLTKPVDLDVLTVTVDKLWLASQARRRLEQFRVAQDGRLRSVQFIGGCQAIAAIREQIARLAGRSAAAASGGMPTILLTGETGSGKDLLATYIHAAMPHRTGPFVGLNCSAVPTELFESELFGHQRGSFSGATVDKPGMFETADGGTLLLDEISDLPLNLQPKLLRALETRTIRRIGDTRDRPFDLLLIAATNRGLPELVATGRFREDLYYRLRVVSIELPPLRQRGDDVLLLADHFLTQLRAKYGMANLALSEAARQALRGHDWPGNVRELQHALESAALSIGGSTIEAADLPRPALADPIRRAERAIDADRPIDLEQLERSLIERALRRTGFNVSAAARLLSIGREAMRYRMVKYGLSTETPQADGD
- a CDS encoding GntR family transcriptional regulator, which produces MVTRPIRRVNFVDEAYAVIRRLIVSGEFPPGAQLKIDALARILGVSNSPIREALRRLENERWVQTIPYRGAFVRALDEAELVELYELREFIETSALRKAMPRPAGEHLKALREAQRRIRAALRGKDLAAYLAADTRFHLIIVEMAGNRRLSKLFATLVEQGKCFMLGRTQRAMARYRDGRDQHAEMVEAIARGDTVKALGLLQRHLRITLEQVRHLASRE
- a CDS encoding Gfo/Idh/MocA family oxidoreductase, with the protein product MSDIGIGVVGSGFMGRTYSETLSKYCARGRLRAVAAGSRAGQLAKDYGIDLEPSFEALIARKDIDAVFIATPHHLHAEQAIAAAGAGKHVLIEKPMACTVAECDAILDACRKNKVHSSIAFTQRMRICNMRAKRIIADDQIGRIQQIASTQLNGGGVGTLPKWQSEVENLGTLFGHGIHNFDSIRWLTGQEIETVYAKCGSFEPGLKVEGTSMVVMSMSGGAFASLWSSFQMPRPSFPRAQFAARIVGERGLIDLDAYGELRLSVGGGPWEVVETQAPIDWQGKGFLDPVRLESYTRQCQDFIDACIENRPPLVTGWDGRQAVAAALAAYESARSGKEVVLA
- a CDS encoding aspartate aminotransferase family protein — encoded protein: MRFDHSRALYERACRTCPGGIHSNVRAHWVPQPMYYDRGRGSHVWDADGNEFIDYVLARGPLLLGHSPAGVLEAVRKQLDRGLMYAGQHLLEIEAAEKFCSMVPCAEMVRFSNSGSEAVQGAMRLARGVTGRRKVLRFEGHYHGWFDNEMWSAAPALDAAGPRESPRAIPGSKGQVPSDADNLVVRPWNDLCLVEAAFNRHRGEIAAILTEPIMCNCGGIMPEPGFLEGLRELCTRDGALLIFDEVITGFRVSLGGAQQHFGVTPDVATFAKGMAGGFPVSAVAGKQEYLRAFGDLSISHAGTYNGNAPCMAATLAALTTLGADNGALLEHAHDMGHELMRGIEHLARKAGKDVHVRGFPTAFFVSFNDRERIVDYRTSLGRDREAYARFWLALQERGVRTLPEGLWFVSTAHTQEDVDQTLRAVAEAVKEV